From a single Bradyrhizobium sediminis genomic region:
- a CDS encoding YbhB/YbcL family Raf kinase inhibitor-like protein, with protein sequence MQLSSSAFSGGSAIPRRFTCDGEDLSPPIDWKAAPSTTRSFAFLCDDPDAPAGKWHHWAVYDIDADQTGLAEGAGHDGGMARFKQAINDFRRVGYGGPCPPRGHGRHRYHFRLLALSVDHLSLGAKPSCREVEREARRHVIAEATLVGIYQR encoded by the coding sequence ATGCAGCTTAGCTCAAGTGCCTTTTCTGGCGGCTCAGCGATCCCGCGCCGTTTCACCTGCGATGGTGAGGATCTATCCCCGCCCATTGATTGGAAGGCCGCACCTTCGACGACCCGCAGTTTCGCCTTCCTTTGTGACGACCCGGATGCGCCCGCAGGAAAATGGCATCATTGGGCCGTTTACGACATTGATGCTGACCAAACGGGACTTGCCGAAGGCGCGGGCCATGACGGCGGCATGGCACGATTCAAGCAAGCCATCAACGACTTTCGCCGGGTGGGCTACGGCGGCCCCTGCCCGCCCCGCGGTCATGGACGTCATCGCTATCACTTTCGATTGCTGGCCCTTTCCGTCGACCACCTATCGCTCGGCGCCAAGCCCTCCTGCCGTGAAGTCGAGCGAGAAGCACGCAGGCATGTTATTGCCGAGGCAACCCTCGTCGGAATCTACCAGCGATAG
- a CDS encoding universal stress protein, translated as MRHIMVATDGSSGADRAVDVAAEVARALSGDLLIVTVADSLAFEEAQQLVRTEQSIGDVLEALTTQTLQAAEARARHLGASQIELRVGWGDVTRSLIDIATGGPVEMIVVGRRGRGQLAGLLLGSVSQKLVSLAPCAVVVVP; from the coding sequence ATGCGACATATTATGGTGGCCACTGACGGATCCAGCGGGGCAGATCGCGCGGTTGACGTGGCGGCGGAGGTCGCCAGAGCGCTGTCGGGCGATCTCCTCATTGTTACAGTTGCGGATAGCCTCGCATTTGAGGAAGCGCAGCAACTCGTACGAACCGAACAAAGCATTGGCGACGTGCTGGAAGCATTGACAACACAGACGCTGCAGGCGGCCGAAGCGCGCGCTCGCCACCTTGGCGCATCCCAGATCGAACTGCGGGTCGGCTGGGGTGACGTCACCCGATCATTGATCGATATCGCCACGGGCGGCCCGGTCGAGATGATCGTGGTAGGCCGGCGTGGTCGCGGCCAATTGGCCGGACTGTTGCTTGGCAGTGTCTCCCAGAAGCTTGTCAGCCTCGCACCCTGTGCCGTCGTCGTCGTTCCCTGA
- a CDS encoding DNA topoisomerase IV subunit A, which produces MKKSSSDVTRSDLDNKTITLIESIAGQVRTSIEAGKLPDIKLPVRSLDNVTYDEAKGYFELGDARKVRSLTVTTARSFAQTLRLMATSRAMVEHNDFATKREVYYISKNWGDCRFDEQPESDAIMDDIEAMASMQGLSREQLRFYPESHGGSVAGRLTVVDKNPATGEAIEIDCANLGSGAYSIPRSAEHLTFRTDARFVLAIETGGMFQRLNNHRFWETARCIIVEMGGVPTRATRRFIRLLSDKQNLPVYCFVDCDPYGFTNIYRTLKVGSGNAAHINRFLCVPQARFLGVTPQDIVDFGLEDATHKLATTDIKRAQDALQNDPFIKAHPEWIAAIKQLLQMGVRAEQQALAKWGLNYVIDDYLPKKLANVNGFLP; this is translated from the coding sequence ATGAAAAAGAGCAGCTCCGACGTCACGCGCAGCGATCTGGATAACAAGACCATCACGCTGATCGAATCGATTGCCGGACAGGTCCGCACAAGCATTGAGGCCGGAAAGCTGCCGGACATCAAGCTTCCAGTTCGTAGCCTTGACAATGTCACGTATGATGAAGCGAAGGGCTATTTCGAGCTCGGCGATGCACGTAAGGTGCGCTCGCTGACGGTGACCACCGCGCGGTCATTCGCGCAGACCCTGCGTTTAATGGCGACCTCACGAGCGATGGTCGAGCATAACGACTTCGCTACCAAGCGCGAGGTTTACTACATCAGCAAGAACTGGGGAGATTGCCGCTTCGATGAACAGCCCGAATCAGATGCCATTATGGACGACATCGAGGCCATGGCGTCGATGCAAGGGCTGTCACGGGAACAGCTGCGCTTCTACCCGGAATCCCATGGCGGTTCGGTCGCGGGTCGACTCACCGTGGTCGACAAAAATCCCGCGACGGGAGAGGCCATCGAGATTGACTGCGCCAACCTGGGGAGCGGGGCCTACAGTATCCCGCGCTCGGCTGAACACCTGACTTTCCGTACCGATGCACGATTCGTGCTCGCCATTGAAACCGGAGGCATGTTTCAACGCCTCAACAATCACCGATTTTGGGAAACAGCCCGATGCATCATCGTCGAGATGGGCGGGGTCCCGACCCGCGCCACACGGCGCTTCATCCGCCTGCTTTCCGACAAGCAGAACTTGCCGGTCTACTGCTTTGTCGATTGCGACCCCTATGGTTTTACCAATATTTACCGCACGCTCAAGGTAGGTTCAGGTAATGCGGCCCACATAAACCGCTTCCTGTGTGTGCCGCAGGCCCGTTTCCTGGGCGTAACGCCACAGGATATCGTCGACTTTGGTCTTGAGGACGCAACCCACAAGCTGGCAACGACTGACATCAAGCGTGCTCAAGACGCACTCCAGAATGATCCATTCATCAAGGCTCACCCCGAGTGGATTGCCGCGATCAAGCAATTGCTTCAAATGGGCGTTCGCGCCGAGCAGCAGGCGCTGGCCAAATGGGGCCTCAACTACGTTATCGATGACTATCTGCCAAAGAAGCTCGCCAACGTGAACGGCTTCCTGCCATAG
- a CDS encoding HPF/RaiA family ribosome-associated protein → MQTPVEVEFQDMVSSPAVQDMLAEHVKKLEQLFGRITACRIVVKGPGKRHKTGGLYEINIRLALPDGREVDIGRTPKEDERHADLPFAINDAFKRAGRRLQDSARRMEGMVKSHEGQSIGTVVRLDASGEFGFLRSNDGEEIYFHRNSVLDGAFSELAIGSRVVFADEIGEKGPQATTVKLLGKHGLRV, encoded by the coding sequence ATGCAAACGCCAGTTGAAGTAGAATTTCAGGATATGGTTTCCAGTCCTGCGGTCCAGGACATGCTCGCGGAGCATGTGAAGAAGCTTGAACAACTGTTTGGTCGGATTACAGCATGTCGGATCGTCGTAAAAGGTCCCGGGAAACGTCACAAAACCGGCGGCTTATATGAAATCAATATTCGACTGGCGCTACCGGATGGTCGTGAAGTCGACATCGGGCGGACGCCGAAGGAAGACGAGCGACATGCGGATTTGCCATTTGCAATTAACGATGCGTTCAAACGGGCAGGCAGGCGGCTTCAGGATAGCGCGAGGCGCATGGAGGGAATGGTCAAAAGCCACGAAGGGCAATCCATCGGAACTGTCGTACGACTGGACGCCTCCGGCGAATTCGGATTCCTTCGGTCAAACGATGGCGAGGAGATTTACTTCCATCGCAATAGCGTTCTTGACGGAGCGTTTTCCGAACTGGCCATCGGCTCCCGGGTCGTGTTTGCCGATGAGATCGGCGAAAAGGGCCCACAGGCGACCACAGTAAAGCTGCTCGGAAAACACGGGTTGCGGGTCTGA
- the polX gene encoding DNA polymerase/3'-5' exonuclease PolX gives MFDQAAELLEIGGENQFRVRAYRRAARVIEGLPKAAESLLKSGRDLSELPGIGKDLAGKIADIVTTGHFGLLDTLKRKLPGELGEMAALPGLGPKRIKLLYDKMKVRTLSDLRQAIKTGRLRELRGFGPVIEKKLLDALEKPQPARRFKLSVAEAEAEALVGFLRGSGRVVVAGSYRRRRDTVGDLDVLVTAKDGAAVGDRLAKYENVAQVVAHGPTRTTVMLRSGLQVDVRAVPEESYGAALLYFTGSKAHNIALRGLANQHGWKLNEYGLFSGKRRIAGATEEDVYEKLKLAYIEPELREDRGEIAAAQAGKLPRLVKLSDVRGDLHVHSDWTDGTVTIAEMAAAAQARGYEYIALTDHSRRVAMTHGLDPARLARQIREIDRLNERLKNFTILRGIEVDILRDGSLDLPESSLAKLDIVVAAVHSHFDLPRQAQTERVVRALENRHVSILAHPTGRLIGEREPYDIDMDRVISTARKAGCYLEINAEPDRLDLHDLHARAAKLAGVKLAVSTDAHSVDAYQCMRFGIDQARRAWLTVNDVLNTRPLAELRKLLKRRASVRG, from the coding sequence ATGTTCGACCAGGCCGCTGAACTCCTTGAGATTGGGGGAGAGAACCAGTTTCGCGTGCGCGCCTACCGCCGTGCCGCACGCGTCATCGAGGGCTTGCCGAAAGCGGCCGAAAGCTTGCTGAAATCGGGACGCGATCTGTCGGAGTTGCCGGGGATTGGCAAGGATCTCGCCGGCAAGATCGCCGATATCGTCACGACCGGGCATTTCGGTCTGCTCGACACCTTGAAACGAAAACTCCCTGGCGAACTCGGCGAAATGGCGGCTCTTCCCGGCCTCGGACCGAAGCGCATCAAGCTGCTCTATGACAAGATGAAAGTGCGAACCCTCAGCGACCTTCGTCAGGCCATCAAAACAGGACGGTTGCGCGAGCTTCGCGGGTTTGGTCCTGTGATCGAGAAGAAACTGCTCGATGCGCTTGAAAAGCCGCAGCCTGCAAGGCGGTTCAAGCTTTCGGTGGCCGAAGCTGAAGCTGAAGCCTTGGTCGGCTTTCTCCGTGGTAGCGGACGCGTCGTCGTCGCCGGAAGCTATCGGCGGCGCCGCGACACCGTCGGCGATCTTGACGTGCTGGTGACCGCGAAGGACGGTGCCGCGGTGGGCGACAGGCTGGCGAAGTATGAAAATGTCGCGCAGGTCGTCGCTCACGGACCGACGCGCACCACCGTAATGCTGCGCTCCGGCCTGCAGGTCGATGTCCGTGCGGTGCCGGAGGAAAGCTATGGCGCAGCACTTCTGTATTTTACCGGTTCGAAGGCCCACAACATCGCGCTGCGCGGGCTCGCCAACCAGCACGGATGGAAGCTGAACGAATACGGATTGTTCTCAGGCAAGCGGCGGATTGCCGGTGCCACGGAGGAGGATGTCTACGAGAAGCTCAAGCTCGCATACATCGAGCCGGAGTTGCGCGAGGACCGCGGGGAGATTGCGGCGGCCCAGGCTGGCAAGCTGCCCAGGCTTGTGAAGCTTTCCGATGTCAGAGGTGACCTTCACGTGCACTCCGACTGGACCGATGGCACCGTCACCATCGCTGAAATGGCGGCGGCGGCGCAGGCGCGCGGTTACGAATACATCGCCCTGACCGACCACAGCCGCCGGGTCGCCATGACCCACGGTCTCGATCCGGCGCGCCTGGCACGGCAGATCCGCGAGATCGACCGGCTCAACGAAAGACTCAAGAATTTCACGATTCTCAGAGGCATCGAGGTCGATATACTCCGGGACGGCAGTCTCGATCTGCCGGAGTCAAGCCTGGCGAAACTGGACATCGTGGTGGCCGCGGTGCATTCGCATTTCGATCTGCCGCGGCAGGCGCAGACCGAGCGCGTCGTCCGTGCCCTGGAGAACCGTCATGTGTCCATTCTGGCGCATCCGACCGGGCGATTGATCGGCGAGCGCGAGCCTTACGACATCGATATGGATCGCGTGATTTCGACGGCGCGCAAGGCCGGATGTTACCTCGAGATCAATGCGGAGCCGGATCGCCTAGATTTGCACGATCTGCATGCTCGCGCGGCGAAGCTCGCCGGGGTGAAGCTGGCGGTCTCGACGGATGCGCACTCCGTCGATGCATATCAGTGCATGCGGTTCGGGATCGATCAGGCGCGACGCGCCTGGCTCACGGTAAACGACGTGCTCAATACCCGGCCACTTGCCGAATTGCGCAAGCTGCTGAAGCGTCGAGCCTCCGTCCGGGGTTGA
- a CDS encoding universal stress protein codes for MSYATLMVCVNVDHVSKTLVGVAAGLTDKFSAKLIGLSALAITPPFVAEGVVIVDNASESDVAQVKARLAEAEDKFRAAAGAGREVEWRSALEIPTDALISEARCADLILLEKSSRSIDLYRVADSGAAILGAGRPFLVVPGSVKSLTADHVVVGWKDTREARRAIQDALPFLHEAKRVTVVEICQNDQKEAARHHVDDVVLYLARHRIRAEGRVEMQLPGSSADQIIRFAEDEGADLLVTGAYGHSRLNEWIFGGVTHDLLASTPICCLMSH; via the coding sequence ATGTCCTATGCAACGCTGATGGTTTGCGTCAATGTCGATCACGTCTCGAAAACGCTTGTCGGCGTTGCCGCAGGCCTCACGGACAAGTTCTCGGCAAAGCTGATCGGATTATCGGCTCTTGCGATCACGCCGCCATTTGTTGCGGAGGGAGTGGTGATCGTCGACAATGCGTCGGAATCCGATGTTGCACAGGTGAAGGCAAGACTGGCTGAGGCCGAAGACAAGTTCCGGGCAGCCGCGGGAGCTGGCCGTGAGGTTGAGTGGCGATCGGCGCTCGAGATCCCAACGGATGCCCTGATTAGTGAAGCGCGATGTGCGGATCTGATCTTGCTCGAAAAAAGCAGCCGCTCGATAGATCTCTATAGGGTGGCCGATAGCGGGGCGGCAATTCTGGGGGCGGGGCGCCCCTTCCTCGTGGTGCCTGGGTCAGTGAAATCGCTCACCGCGGACCATGTAGTGGTTGGATGGAAGGATACGCGTGAGGCGCGGCGGGCAATTCAGGACGCGCTGCCATTCCTGCATGAGGCGAAGCGTGTAACGGTCGTCGAAATCTGCCAGAATGATCAAAAGGAGGCCGCGCGTCATCATGTCGATGATGTCGTGCTCTACCTGGCGCGACACAGAATAAGGGCCGAAGGTCGGGTCGAAATGCAGTTGCCGGGATCAAGTGCCGATCAGATCATCAGGTTCGCCGAGGACGAGGGAGCTGACCTGCTTGTGACCGGGGCGTACGGACACAGCCGGCTTAACGAATGGATCTTCGGTGGAGTGACCCACGATCTCCTGGCGTCAACCCCGATCTGCTGCCTGATGTCTCATTGA
- a CDS encoding ChaB family protein has translation MPYRANIDLPASVRDHLPPHAQDIYRAAFNHAFAAHAGDIRQEEIAHRTAWAAVKRSYVKDGDLWVPIE, from the coding sequence ATGCCATACCGCGCCAATATCGATCTTCCCGCATCGGTCCGCGACCACCTTCCGCCGCATGCGCAGGACATCTATCGTGCCGCGTTCAACCATGCCTTCGCAGCCCATGCGGGGGACATTCGGCAGGAAGAAATCGCTCACCGCACCGCCTGGGCGGCCGTCAAGCGATCCTACGTCAAGGATGGCGATCTCTGGGTGCCGATAGAATGA
- a CDS encoding universal stress protein gives MHRHILIPTDGSELSQNAIDYGMALAKSVNAKVTVLTVSTPFPTFAVEPGMVIDTPEQYGKRMATLAANYLKVAKEAAAAAGVSCETMHIEHDQPYLAIIETAARRLCDLIVMASHGRRGISAIVLGSETVKVLTHSTIPVLVFRAPHQGIFTALASLT, from the coding sequence ATGCATCGACATATTCTGATCCCGACTGACGGCTCGGAGCTGTCACAGAATGCAATCGACTATGGCATGGCGCTGGCGAAGTCGGTCAATGCCAAAGTGACGGTACTGACCGTGTCGACGCCCTTTCCCACGTTCGCGGTTGAGCCGGGTATGGTCATCGATACGCCGGAACAATACGGGAAGCGCATGGCGACACTCGCTGCAAATTACCTCAAGGTCGCGAAGGAGGCCGCAGCGGCGGCCGGTGTGAGCTGCGAGACGATGCACATCGAGCACGATCAGCCATACCTGGCCATCATCGAGACGGCAGCACGACGATTGTGCGATCTGATTGTCATGGCTTCGCATGGCCGGCGTGGGATTTCCGCGATCGTGCTTGGGAGCGAAACCGTCAAGGTGCTGACACACAGCACCATCCCGGTTCTCGTCTTTCGCGCGCCGCACCAGGGAATCTTCACGGCGCTGGCATCGTTGACCTGA
- a CDS encoding nicotinate phosphoribosyltransferase: protein MYPATSPLLTDLYQLNMVQAYLDHGQMDTAVFEFFVRRLPARRGFLMAAGLEQAIEFLENLQFSSEEIDWLRKNYRFTDGFLDYLARLRFTGDVDAMPEGTIFFASEPIIRVTAPLPEAQLVETRLINILHFQSVVASKAARMVLAAPGKQLIDFGLRRAHGAEAGLMAARASYLAGFDGTATVLAREYFGIPVFGTMAHSFIQAHDDETSAFLEFARSRPDNLVLLIDTYDTEAAARTVVTLAPRLKKEGIAVRGVRLDSGDLIALSKAVRRILDDGGLRDVTIFASGGLDEDELAKMMDANAPIDGFGIGTSLTTSSDAPALDCAYKLQEYAGIARRKRSVGKATWPGRKQVWRSFGDNGCMTGDVLALDHDQQAGEPLLVPVMRHGRRLAAPPTLADIRKRAAQGLAQLPWSLRHLSDGATLPVTVAPGLIALAEEVDRRCAAMM from the coding sequence ATGTATCCTGCGACAAGCCCTCTGCTGACCGATTTGTATCAACTGAACATGGTTCAGGCGTATCTGGACCATGGTCAAATGGATACGGCTGTATTCGAGTTCTTCGTGCGTCGGCTTCCGGCTCGAAGGGGCTTCCTCATGGCGGCAGGGCTGGAGCAGGCCATCGAGTTTCTCGAGAACCTGCAATTCTCCAGCGAGGAGATTGATTGGCTCCGTAAGAACTATCGGTTCACGGATGGATTCCTCGACTACCTCGCGCGCCTGCGCTTTACCGGCGATGTCGATGCCATGCCGGAAGGCACGATTTTCTTCGCCAGCGAACCAATCATTCGGGTGACCGCGCCGCTTCCGGAGGCGCAATTGGTCGAGACTCGCCTTATCAACATCCTCCACTTTCAGTCGGTGGTCGCCTCCAAGGCGGCGCGAATGGTCCTTGCAGCACCGGGCAAGCAACTGATCGATTTCGGATTGCGGCGAGCACATGGAGCGGAGGCCGGGCTGATGGCCGCGCGCGCCAGCTATCTGGCGGGATTTGACGGGACGGCCACCGTGCTTGCACGGGAATACTTCGGAATTCCGGTCTTCGGAACGATGGCCCACTCCTTCATCCAGGCACATGACGATGAAACATCGGCCTTTTTGGAGTTTGCGCGCTCGCGACCAGATAATCTCGTCTTGCTGATCGACACCTATGATACCGAAGCCGCAGCCCGAACAGTCGTTACACTGGCGCCTCGCCTGAAGAAGGAAGGCATTGCCGTGCGCGGAGTCCGTCTCGACAGCGGCGATCTGATCGCGTTGTCGAAGGCTGTCCGGCGCATTCTGGACGACGGAGGTTTGCGCGACGTGACCATATTTGCGAGTGGGGGGCTCGACGAAGACGAACTTGCAAAAATGATGGATGCGAATGCTCCGATTGATGGTTTTGGAATCGGCACCAGCCTGACGACGTCCTCCGACGCGCCGGCGCTTGATTGCGCCTACAAGCTTCAAGAATATGCCGGCATTGCGCGACGCAAACGATCTGTTGGAAAGGCCACGTGGCCTGGTCGCAAGCAGGTCTGGCGCAGCTTTGGTGACAACGGATGCATGACCGGCGACGTATTGGCCCTCGATCATGATCAACAGGCGGGCGAACCACTGTTGGTACCCGTCATGCGTCATGGCCGACGCCTTGCTGCGCCTCCTACACTAGCCGATATCCGGAAGAGGGCGGCGCAAGGCCTTGCCCAGTTGCCCTGGTCGTTGCGCCACCTGAGCGACGGAGCAACGCTCCCAGTCACCGTAGCGCCGGGACTGATAGCGCTCGCGGAGGAAGTCGATCGCCGATGTGCAGCCATGATGTGA
- the pncA gene encoding bifunctional nicotinamidase/pyrazinamidase: protein MGAHMIAGDTDVLIVVDVQNDFCPGGRLPVPGGSDVVPVINRLAGRFANIVVTQDWHPHDHFSFASMHPGKQPNDIIAAPYGPQILWPDHCVQETSGAQFHESLCVSQATMILRKGFHRTIDSYSAFYENDRQTPTGLTGYLRERSLTRVFLAGLAFDFCVRYSAEDAQRAGFSVFVIEDACRSIDVGGSAEAARSALQNLGIQAIAAGDFA, encoded by the coding sequence ATGGGCGCTCATATGATCGCAGGCGATACCGACGTATTGATCGTAGTCGATGTCCAGAATGATTTTTGTCCCGGAGGTCGCCTTCCGGTGCCGGGCGGCAGCGATGTGGTGCCCGTCATAAATCGGCTTGCCGGGCGCTTTGCAAACATAGTCGTCACCCAGGACTGGCACCCGCACGACCACTTTTCGTTCGCCTCGATGCATCCGGGAAAGCAACCAAATGACATCATTGCCGCCCCTTATGGTCCTCAGATCCTTTGGCCGGACCATTGCGTGCAGGAAACGTCAGGGGCTCAATTTCATGAATCGCTATGTGTTTCGCAAGCCACGATGATCCTGCGCAAGGGGTTTCATCGCACGATCGATTCATATTCGGCGTTTTACGAGAACGACCGTCAGACGCCGACCGGGCTTACCGGATATTTGCGGGAGCGCTCGCTGACACGTGTTTTTCTCGCCGGGCTGGCGTTCGACTTCTGCGTCCGCTACTCAGCCGAGGACGCACAACGCGCCGGCTTTTCCGTCTTCGTGATCGAGGATGCTTGCCGCAGCATCGATGTCGGCGGATCGGCGGAAGCAGCGCGATCCGCTTTGCAAAATCTTGGCATCCAGGCCATCGCGGCCGGCGACTTCGCGTAA
- the gpmI gene encoding 2,3-bisphosphoglycerate-independent phosphoglycerate mutase, which yields MKRHRPVVLVILDGWGWREEVADNAIRQADIPTFDHLWKTCPHALLRASGTDVGLPEGQMGNSEVGHLNIGAGRVVKGNLLGIAEAIADNRVLSAPALSALINRLLQSGGTCHLLGLASLGGVHSHQDHAVALANMLARTGVPTAIHAFTDGRDTPPQSAAEEIDRLAAALPTSVPIATICGRYYAMDRDHRWDRIAKAYAAIAEAEGLRFDTAQAAIAASYARNVSDEFVAPSIIGGYRGMNDGDGVLCFNFRADRVREILTALLDPDFSAFPRRRAIDIVAAAGMTEYSQQLNALMQTIFPSQALPNVLGQVVSAAGRTQLRMAETEKYPHVTYFLNGGREDQYPGEDRIMVPSPKVVTYDLQPEMSAPELTDKAVDAIGSGRYDLIVLNYANPDMVGHTGNLAAAIKAIETVDAGLGRLAKATVEAAGCLLVTADHGNCEMMRDPETGGPHTSHTTNPVPLLLMGRANVSLNDGRLADIGPTVLALMGLARPAEMTGASLLR from the coding sequence ATGAAGCGACATCGCCCCGTCGTATTGGTGATACTTGACGGATGGGGTTGGCGGGAGGAAGTCGCTGACAACGCCATACGGCAAGCCGATATTCCAACGTTTGACCATCTTTGGAAGACATGCCCCCACGCCCTCTTGCGTGCATCAGGCACGGACGTCGGGTTGCCTGAAGGACAGATGGGCAACTCCGAGGTCGGACACCTCAATATCGGCGCGGGCCGGGTGGTGAAGGGAAATTTGCTTGGCATCGCCGAAGCGATTGCCGACAACCGCGTTCTGTCCGCGCCCGCTCTGTCAGCATTGATTAACCGCCTTCTGCAGAGCGGTGGCACCTGTCACCTGCTGGGGCTGGCCTCACTCGGAGGCGTGCATTCGCATCAGGATCATGCCGTTGCTCTCGCCAATATGCTTGCCAGGACCGGCGTGCCCACGGCTATCCACGCTTTTACCGATGGGCGTGATACGCCCCCGCAATCAGCAGCCGAGGAAATCGATCGTCTCGCCGCAGCACTGCCGACATCTGTACCGATCGCCACGATCTGCGGACGTTATTACGCGATGGATCGCGACCATCGCTGGGATCGCATCGCCAAGGCCTATGCCGCCATCGCGGAAGCGGAAGGGCTGCGCTTCGATACCGCTCAGGCCGCGATTGCCGCGTCCTATGCACGCAACGTCTCCGACGAGTTCGTGGCGCCATCCATCATTGGCGGCTACCGCGGCATGAACGACGGCGACGGCGTCCTGTGCTTCAACTTTCGCGCCGACCGAGTACGCGAAATTCTTACGGCGCTCCTTGATCCGGATTTTTCCGCATTTCCTCGCCGGCGCGCGATTGATATCGTGGCTGCCGCAGGAATGACTGAGTATAGCCAACAGCTCAACGCGCTGATGCAGACAATCTTCCCATCACAAGCATTGCCCAATGTACTGGGCCAAGTCGTATCGGCGGCCGGCCGTACCCAATTGCGGATGGCAGAGACCGAGAAGTATCCGCATGTAACCTATTTTCTTAATGGCGGCAGGGAAGACCAATATCCAGGCGAGGACCGAATCATGGTCCCCTCCCCCAAGGTCGTAACATATGACCTGCAGCCGGAGATGTCCGCTCCCGAACTGACCGACAAGGCCGTAGATGCAATTGGCTCCGGTCGATACGATTTGATTGTCCTGAACTATGCCAATCCCGACATGGTCGGCCACACCGGCAATTTGGCCGCTGCCATCAAGGCAATCGAGACAGTTGACGCAGGGTTGGGCCGGCTTGCAAAGGCAACCGTTGAGGCCGCTGGTTGCCTGCTTGTCACCGCCGATCACGGTAATTGCGAAATGATGCGTGATCCTGAAACAGGCGGCCCCCACACCTCTCACACGACGAACCCAGTGCCACTCTTGCTCATGGGTCGCGCCAACGTTTCGCTTAACGATGGCCGGTTGGCGGATATCGGCCCCACGGTGCTCGCCTTGATGGGGCTCGCAAGACCCGCCGAGATGACCGGCGCCTCGCTATTACGGTAA
- a CDS encoding BON domain-containing protein, with amino-acid sequence MNELKLRDDILDELGYEPIVDAAHIGVAVDQDVVTLSGHVGSYAQKLAAISAVRRVKGVHGIADEIEVRYSSDAKATDDEIARRAINVLSWDSVVPSNAIQVTVRDGLVTLTGKVNWYYQKSSAERDVRRLSGVRSIVNNIEIEPHAKADNVKMKIEAALKRHAEIEAKDIRVTVRDDDEVLLEGKVRNWDEKFAVENAAWSAPGVKNVKDRLTIES; translated from the coding sequence ATGAACGAATTGAAACTGCGTGACGATATCCTGGACGAACTCGGTTATGAACCCATCGTTGATGCAGCCCATATTGGCGTGGCCGTAGATCAGGATGTTGTAACGCTTTCCGGACACGTCGGCAGCTATGCGCAGAAGCTCGCGGCAATATCCGCGGTGCGCCGGGTAAAGGGCGTGCATGGAATCGCGGACGAGATCGAAGTTCGCTACTCTTCGGATGCAAAGGCGACTGACGATGAGATCGCCAGACGCGCGATCAACGTGCTGTCCTGGGACAGCGTCGTTCCGAGTAATGCAATCCAGGTCACGGTGCGGGATGGGCTGGTAACTTTGACCGGAAAAGTCAACTGGTACTATCAAAAGAGCAGCGCCGAGCGCGATGTTCGCAGGCTGTCGGGCGTGCGCAGCATCGTCAATAATATCGAAATTGAGCCGCATGCAAAGGCCGATAACGTAAAAATGAAGATCGAAGCGGCTCTGAAACGGCACGCTGAAATCGAAGCCAAGGACATACGTGTCACCGTTCGAGATGATGATGAAGTCTTGCTTGAAGGTAAGGTTCGCAATTGGGACGAGAAGTTTGCGGTCGAGAACGCGGCTTGGTCGGCCCCCGGTGTGAAGAACGTCAAGGACCGGCTGACGATAGAGTCTTAG